From the genome of Candidatus Methylomirabilota bacterium:
GAGGGATCAGAACGGTTCGAGCTGACGCGGCCCACGGTTGGCGTGATCATCGCCACCACGCTGCCAACGGGTGCCGATGACATCGGCGAGGATGAGCCACAACCAGAGTTCATACTCGCAATGGCCTGGGACCTTTCTGAAAGGTTTTCGTTGGGATCAAACCTCAACTACGCGTATGCCAGTGAGGATGGTGACCGGTTTCACCAGTTCTCTGGAAGCCTGGTGTTGGGGTACCAGCTGACTGAGAGGTGGGGGACCTACATTGAATACTTTGGTTTTGTACCCGAGAGCGACGACGGCCCGAACGAGAGTTTCTTCGATGGCGGTCTGACCTATCTTGTCAATGACAATCTACAGCTTGACGCGAGTGCAGGCGTGGGCGTGTTTAATGAGAGAAGCCCCGATTATTTTACCGGTTTTGGCGTGGCGTGGCGATGGTGAGGCGACAAGGATTCAAAGGCAAGAGCCTCCGTCATCACTGGTTTCTTGGTGGACAGGCCAAGCGCACAACACTGAGATTATTATCTGTTATCCCTAATCCCGCGTCAAGCCCAGGCTGTCAGAACGATTCTCCCGCGGGAGATCTCACGGCACGCCACCCCCAGCCCTTGCAACCACGCTGCCTCCTCCTTACTGATATATCTTCAGATCCACCAGGGGCGGAGCAGTGGGGCGAGCCAGAAGACGAGCACCAAGAGGGCCGAACCCCATAAAGGCCACCGGTGCCACCGTGGACCCCTCCTCTTGACATAGTGCAAATAGAAACCCAGCCCCAGGAACAAAAGGGAAAGGGAAAGGAAGTAGATTCGGTACGCCGCCAGACCGGCGGCCAGGCCTCCGCTCAGCACCCCCGCACCAGCGAAGACCAAGGCCAGCACTCATCAAGCGTTGGGCAAAAAAGCGAGAACGACGGACCCGATACCTGAGAGAAGACCTTTCACGTCTCTGGTCATGGAGTCTCTCCTCTGCTGGGGTGGATATTGCCCTATCGATATTCGAAGTCGAAGGGGACTTCTACCGGCTTTTTCAGGGAAGGGCCTTCCATTTTGATCAGGATCGTATACCGACCCTTCCCAGGGAGGGCGACGGGGCTCCCATAGCCCCCCATCTCCGTGAGCGGGAAGCTCCTTGAACCCCCGGGCCCAGTTGCTGTCAACGTAACGGAGAGACCGGAGATCTTCCGCCATGTCTGCGCATCGGTGATGATCACCCCTAGACGATGCGTGGGTTTCGGCATGGGCGCCATCTCGCCTTCCTTCCGTATCTTCGGCATCCCCTCCTTCCCCATCTTCTTCCCCATCCGCTCCCGCATGATCTTCATCTCCTCTGGGGTCGGAGGAGGCCCTGCGACGAAGGTGATCTGCATGCCGGCGACCGTGGCCGTGCCGACTTCCCTTACCTCGCCGGCGTCGACCTGCCATGCGGTCAGGTAGGTCCCCATCGGGACCAGGAGAAAAAGGAAAACAAGAAAAGCATTTCTTCTCATGGTGATTTCCCTCCCGCTTCCGCCTCATATCGCGAGGAGAAGCGTCACGACGATCCTTTCCACCAGAGAGCACTTAGGATTCACTCGTGGCCTTTCGCTACATCCCTTGCATCCCACCTTCCATCCCTCCGGGCATGGCGCCCATGACGTCCTTCATGTACTCCGCGAGGATCGGCTTGAACAGCTCATGGAACCAGGGTACGGTCGAGGGGGTGATGGAGGACGTGAGGATCGAGCGTTCGATAAAGGTTCGGACGCCTAAGAGCGAGGCCAGGCCGGCCAGGACGTACCACATGACCGTCACGGCGAGGGCCGCGAGCGCGACCGAGCCTAAGAGGATCAGCACGATCCTGAAGGTGAGGGCCCGGCCGAAGATCCGCCGATAGGTCCCCACCGTATCCGGATGGAGCACCGTGGCCAGGAAGAATCCGACCAAGCCCGCGTAACCCAAAAACTCCGTCTTCCAGAGCCAGCTCCCGACGAAGATATTTAAGACCGGAACCATGAAAGTGACGATCCCCAGGATCGGGCCGATCACGGCATTTATAAGCTGCCCCAGCACCCCGCCCCCTAAACGCAGGTCGAAGAAGGAATCGGTGTAGCCCCAGGCGGCCATGAAGCCGCCGATCAGCAACCCAAGGAGGATGGGGATAAAGAGGACCTTGACGTCCCGCAGAAGGTACCTCAGGGCATCGAGCCAACCCCGCGGGGACCCGATACGTGCTTTCCAGCTGTGTGCAACTCCGGCGACCTCCCCCACAGGTCCATCCGCTGCTCCTGATAGGGCTTGCTTCCACATGGCCTGGGGGATGAACCACGAGAGGCCCTGACGGACGAAGGCGATCATGAGGAGGACGGCGATGACATGGCCGATGGTGATCTGCGGGCCGTTGTTCACGGTAATGAGCAGGAAGAAGTAGATCGTCAAATTGTAGCTGGAGATGAGGTACGCGAAAGCCGTAGGTGGCGGCACCCCACGCCGGAGCAACTCCTGAAACGTCTCCAGGTTCGACCGCCAGTTGGGGGGTCCGCTGATGCCGAGGGCAACGGCGGAGAGAAGGGAGGGGCGGTCCGCTCCAGGGCGCGTCAGGATCCTGGTCCTCCATCCCGGGTAGAAGAAGGCTTGGAGGAGGGCCGATCCGAAGAAGGCCCCATAGGTCATCAGGGGGAAAGGCCACATGATGAAGGGGTGTCTGAAGAAGGCGATCGTCCAGAAGAGCCAGCTTGAAAGGAACTCCTGCTGGCTGTTCAGAAATTGGGCCAGCCTGACAAACAGCGTATACATGGGACATCCCTAGGGGCCCCAGGATGGGCCCCCTTCGTAGCCCGTGCTTCTGGTGAGGTTGGTCGGGCACGACCGTAGGAGAGTAGCCCGACCGGGATCACCTCTGTCAGCAGGACGATCCCTCGCCGACCCATGGCAACCCCTCCTTTCTCCTTTATTCTTTAACGGACTTGAAACTGCTCGATCTGGGCCACCTCCTTATCCTTCGGGATCAGCCCCAGAATGGAGATCGCCTTGCCATCCTGTCCGGCGGCCTTTTCCAATTCCTTGAACTTCTCATCGCTGACAAGGGGAATGAGCTGGTCTGTGCCCTCCACTTTGAGAACGGGGCTACCGTCTCGGGTGCTGAGCTGGCCCACTGCCTCGAAACGGATCCAGCTCGGGGTGAACCCGGCATCCACGACGGCCTTCCGGAGCTTCTCTACTTCCAGAGGCTGTCCCTCCTTGAGTTGGATGTCCGCCCGTGCTTCCTGTAAGCTTGCCTTTACTTTGTCCACGCCATCCAGGCGGGATAGGGCCTTTTGGGCCCCGTACGCTCAGATGGGTCATATCATGCCGTCGATCCCCATCTGGACCGAGGTCATCTGCGCCTGGGCCAGCGGGGGAACGGCCAGCGTGCCGAAGAGGCTCACCCCAACGAGCAGGCTGAGAAGGATGGCTAGCTTTCGCATGGTTCCTCCTTTCTGTTGGTTTGTTG
Proteins encoded in this window:
- a CDS encoding transporter, which gives rise to EGSERFELTRPTVGVIIATTLPTGADDIGEDEPQPEFILAMAWDLSERFSLGSNLNYAYASEDGDRFHQFSGSLVLGYQLTERWGTYIEYFGFVPESDDGPNESFFDGGLTYLVNDNLQLDASAGVGVFNERSPDYFTGFGVAWRW
- a CDS encoding permease codes for the protein MYTLFVRLAQFLNSQQEFLSSWLFWTIAFFRHPFIMWPFPLMTYGAFFGSALLQAFFYPGWRTRILTRPGADRPSLLSAVALGISGPPNWRSNLETFQELLRRGVPPPTAFAYLISSYNLTIYFFLLITVNNGPQITIGHVIAVLLMIAFVRQGLSWFIPQAMWKQALSGAADGPVGEVAGVAHSWKARIGSPRGWLDALRYLLRDVKVLFIPILLGLLIGGFMAAWGYTDSFFDLRLGGGVLGQLINAVIGPILGIVTFMVPVLNIFVGSWLWKTEFLGYAGLVGFFLATVLHPDTVGTYRRIFGRALTFRIVLILLGSVALAALAVTVMWYVLAGLASLLGVRTFIERSILTSSITPSTVPWFHELFKPILAEYMKDVMGAMPGGMEGGMQGM